Proteins from a genomic interval of Kitasatospora herbaricolor:
- a CDS encoding ABC transporter ATP-binding protein, whose protein sequence is MTTTTATAVRTGQAAARATGLNKVYGEGETRVVALDNVSVVFPQGEYTAIMGPSGSGKSTLMHCMAGLDTVSSGSSMIGDTELVGLKDKQLTQLRRDHIGFIFQAFNLLPTLTALENITLPMDIAGRKADKQWLDRVVETVGLSGRLSHRPSQLSGGQQQRVACARALASKPDIIFADEPTGNLDSRSGAEILSFLRNSVRELGQTVVMVTHDPVAAAYADRVVFLADGRIVDELLSPTADSVLDRMRRFDAKGRTS, encoded by the coding sequence GTGACCACGACGACCGCAACCGCCGTCCGCACCGGCCAGGCGGCCGCCCGCGCCACCGGCCTCAACAAGGTCTACGGGGAGGGCGAGACCAGGGTGGTCGCGCTCGACAACGTCAGCGTCGTCTTCCCGCAGGGCGAGTACACCGCGATCATGGGCCCGTCCGGCTCCGGCAAGTCCACCCTGATGCACTGCATGGCCGGGCTGGACACCGTCTCCTCCGGCTCCTCGATGATCGGCGACACCGAGCTGGTCGGCCTCAAGGACAAGCAGCTGACCCAGCTGCGCCGCGACCACATCGGCTTCATCTTCCAGGCCTTCAACCTGCTGCCGACGCTGACCGCGCTGGAGAACATCACCCTCCCGATGGACATCGCCGGCCGGAAGGCCGACAAGCAGTGGCTGGACCGCGTGGTCGAGACCGTCGGCCTCTCCGGCCGCCTCTCGCACCGCCCCTCCCAGCTCTCGGGCGGCCAGCAGCAGCGGGTCGCCTGCGCCCGCGCGCTGGCGAGCAAGCCCGACATCATCTTCGCCGACGAGCCCACCGGGAACCTCGACTCCCGCTCCGGCGCGGAGATCCTCTCCTTCCTGCGCAACTCGGTGCGCGAGCTGGGCCAGACCGTGGTGATGGTCACTCACGACCCGGTGGCCGCCGCCTACGCGGACCGCGTGGTCTTCCTCGCCGACGGCCGGATCGTCGACGAGCTGCTCTCCCCGACCGCCGACAGCGTGCTGGACCGGATGCGCCGGTTCGACGCCAAGGGCCGTACGAGCTGA
- a CDS encoding Bax inhibitor-1/YccA family protein: protein MRSSNPVFSREGSFTRDSGYAGFGTTQQAPQAGGQPVGGPYGNNPYAGNPYGNNPYAQQAPGQPPLTDDQLAEMYRAPSAGPLATGRMTLDDVVARTAMTLLTLVAAGAVAWFALPDANYGVAIAAAFAAFVVGMVVTFRRSVSPALILTYAGLEGFFLGAVTRVFNTVWPGIAIQAVLGTAVVFAAMLVAYKSGRIRVTPRYTRIGLTIAMAFVGLLLINMIASFFGADMGLRSGPLGIAVGLIGIALGAFFLSLDFAEIEEAILQGAPQQEAWRAAFGLTLSLVWIYIEMLRLIAILRGDD from the coding sequence ATGAGAAGCAGCAACCCGGTCTTCTCGCGGGAGGGGTCCTTCACCCGCGACTCCGGATACGCGGGGTTCGGCACCACGCAGCAGGCGCCGCAGGCCGGCGGCCAGCCCGTCGGCGGCCCCTACGGCAACAATCCCTACGCCGGCAATCCCTACGGCAACAACCCGTACGCGCAGCAGGCCCCCGGGCAGCCCCCGCTGACCGACGACCAGCTGGCCGAGATGTACCGGGCGCCCTCGGCCGGTCCGCTGGCCACCGGGCGGATGACGCTGGACGACGTGGTCGCCCGTACGGCCATGACGCTGCTCACCCTCGTCGCCGCCGGCGCCGTGGCGTGGTTCGCGCTGCCCGACGCCAACTACGGCGTCGCGATCGCCGCCGCCTTCGCCGCCTTCGTCGTCGGCATGGTCGTCACCTTCCGGCGCAGCGTCAGCCCCGCGCTGATCCTGACCTACGCGGGTCTGGAGGGCTTCTTCCTCGGCGCCGTCACCAGGGTGTTCAACACCGTCTGGCCGGGCATCGCCATCCAGGCCGTGCTGGGCACGGCGGTGGTCTTCGCCGCGATGCTGGTCGCCTACAAGAGCGGCCGGATCCGGGTCACCCCCCGCTACACGCGGATCGGCCTGACCATCGCGATGGCCTTCGTCGGCCTGCTGCTGATCAACATGATCGCCTCCTTCTTCGGCGCGGACATGGGCCTGCGCTCCGGGCCGCTCGGCATCGCGGTCGGCCTGATCGGCATCGCCCTCGGTGCCTTCTTCCTGTCGCTGGACTTCGCGGAGATCGAGGAGGCCATCCTGCAGGGCGCGCCCCAGCAGGAGGCCTGGCGGGCCGCCTTCGGGCTCACCCTGTCGCTGGTGTGGATCTACATCGAGATGCTGCGCCTGATCGCGATCCTGCGCGGCGACGACTAG
- a CDS encoding acetyl-CoA C-acetyltransferase produces the protein MPEAVIVSAARSPIGRAFKGSLKDVRPDDLTAHIIATALAKVPQLDPRDIDDLMLGCGLPGGEQGHNLARIVAVQMGMDYLPGATITRYCSSSLQTTRMALHAIKAGEGDVFISAGVETVSRSVNGTSDGIPGTLNPFFDDALARTARRAEEGGGEWHDPRADGLVPDAYIAMGQTAENLAALKGITRADQDEFGVRSQNLAEAAIASGFWAREITPVTTPDGTVVSTDDGPRAGVTLDAVSGLKPVFRPDGTVTAGNCCPLNDGAAALVIMSDTKARELGITPLARVVSTGVSALSPEIMGYGPVEASRQALRRAGLSIGDIDLVEINEAFAAQVIPSYRDLGVDIDRLNVNGGAIAVGHPFGMTGARLTTTLINSLQWHDKQFGLETMCVGGGQGMAMVIERLS, from the coding sequence ATGCCCGAAGCCGTCATCGTCAGCGCAGCCCGTTCGCCGATCGGCCGGGCGTTCAAGGGCTCGCTCAAGGACGTCCGCCCGGACGACCTGACCGCCCACATCATCGCCACCGCGCTGGCCAAGGTGCCCCAGCTGGACCCCCGCGACATCGACGACCTGATGCTCGGCTGCGGCCTGCCCGGCGGCGAGCAGGGCCACAACCTGGCCCGCATCGTGGCCGTCCAGATGGGCATGGACTACCTGCCCGGCGCCACCATCACCCGCTACTGCTCCTCCTCCCTGCAGACCACCCGGATGGCACTGCACGCCATCAAGGCGGGCGAGGGCGACGTCTTCATCTCCGCGGGTGTCGAGACCGTCTCGCGCAGTGTCAACGGCACCTCCGACGGCATCCCGGGCACCCTCAACCCCTTCTTCGACGACGCGCTGGCCCGGACCGCCAGGCGCGCGGAGGAGGGCGGCGGCGAGTGGCACGACCCGCGCGCCGACGGCCTGGTCCCCGACGCCTACATCGCGATGGGCCAGACCGCCGAGAACCTCGCCGCCCTCAAGGGCATCACCCGCGCCGACCAGGACGAGTTCGGCGTCCGCTCGCAGAACCTGGCCGAGGCCGCCATCGCCTCCGGCTTCTGGGCCCGCGAGATCACCCCGGTCACCACCCCCGACGGCACCGTGGTCTCCACGGACGACGGCCCGCGCGCCGGCGTCACCCTGGACGCGGTGTCCGGCCTGAAGCCGGTCTTCCGTCCCGACGGCACCGTGACCGCCGGCAACTGCTGCCCGCTGAACGACGGCGCCGCCGCCCTGGTGATCATGTCCGACACCAAGGCCCGCGAGCTGGGCATCACCCCGCTCGCCCGGGTGGTCTCCACCGGCGTCAGCGCGCTGTCCCCCGAGATCATGGGCTACGGCCCGGTCGAGGCCTCCCGCCAGGCCCTGCGCCGGGCCGGCCTGTCGATCGGCGACATCGACCTGGTCGAGATCAACGAGGCCTTCGCCGCCCAGGTGATCCCGTCCTACCGCGACCTGGGCGTCGACATCGACCGCCTCAACGTCAACGGCGGCGCCATCGCCGTCGGCCACCCCTTCGGCATGACCGGCGCGCGCCTCACCACGACGCTGATCAACTCCCTCCAGTGGCACGACAAGCAGTTCGGCCTGGAGACCATGTGCGTCGGCGGCGGCCAGGGCATGGCCATGGTCATCGAGCGCCTCAGCTGA